In Ptiloglossa arizonensis isolate GNS036 chromosome 10, iyPtiAriz1_principal, whole genome shotgun sequence, the genomic window atcgatTTAACAAAGTGACTTTCTTcaaatttcgatgaaatattagaCGATTCTACGAAACggttataaatgtataaaatccgtataaaagtgtaaaaataaaagtgtaaaaataaaagtgtACCGTTTTTCTtctgtaaatattaaaatagaaataaaagatgTAACGTTCCTTGTGTCGAGAAATGTGTCAATTTAGAGACAGATCGGTACAAGATGTGACCCAGTTTGATGTaatattaaattgaaataaaatattataccacTATCGTGTGTGTCAAGTGGTATCGATTTTCCTAAGGGAAGTACTATTATTTCGTAATACAAAGTCACACGCATTTCGGTGGAACGAAAATACATGCACATTAGGCGAGCGCAGGGAAGGGAGGATGGAACAGTGAATCCATGAAAGTATTAAGATGCAAAGGgcataaaatatatttgaaagttAAATACGAGTCAAGTGGCGCCCTGGCAGAGTGTAACCAGACGCGAAGTAGTCGGGGCCCCTTCCTTCCGTTGTATTCATTGTGTTTCGACGCTTTTGGCAATCTTTCGTTGCCTTCTGTAATATATCATACTCAAGAATATTTCTCTGCGACGCGTCTTTGGTTCTCTTTCGATCCATATACGTAAACTACTCGTTGGACCTTTCCtgacttaaaattaaaaaaaccaCTTTTTTCGATTCGTTGTCGGTAATCGTCCACAAAATTAGTTAAGAACAAACTCTGGACTGCCCTAAAAGACGAACCCTTAGCGTATACATTCTAAGTTAAAAGTTTACGCAACACTTCCAAATTTACACCAAACATTAGACATCGATTAAACACAATAACTGTCCGAACACTATTGCACAATAAACCCCACTGGAAACTCGAAAGAAACTTCCTATAAATAGTAAACCATCGTCGATAACAAAGAAAAACAATCTCTTACATCCTAtcatataaaaaattgtaaataaaataaataaaattgaattaacTCCATGTGATACACGTAAGTAGCTACTCACcgataagtaaataaaaatagccAACAATATCATCCAAAGATACAATAACCAAAAACACATCGTTGGTACCTAGTAACATCCACGCGATCAAAAACTGAATATACTGCAATTCTGCAGCAATGTTTAAGAACTAAACAATCCTAAAGTACAGTTTGCTCttccattaaaaatatttaaaaacgctCGCGAAGTTCACGGCCGGGAAACAGCGACCCTtcgtcactaaaaaaaaaaaatttacgtttACAATTTCTTCCCGAGTCGCCATCATCGTCGTTGTTTCCTTTGGAAACGGGGCGTACAATGCCTGGCACGATTCTCGAGGATTCCCCGGTTTTGGTGCACGCTCGGTAGAGGGGGTGGCCGGGCGAATGGGAGGGGGAGGGGCGCTATTGTTCCGGTGTAGCCTTAATGCGCGCCGTTGTAAACAGCGTTACAATGGAATAACTTCGTTAGCATAATCGCGTCACAGAGTCGCCTGGCGCCCCCTGCCGCTCCCGCTCCACTGCACCCCTTTTGGATTTTACGGGTGGTTTCCCTTCGGACAGCCTCGTGGGCGGACCCGATCCGATCCGCTCCTGCGTTTAACCGTCGCTCGAGTATTATTCATTGTCGCGATTGAATCGTTTATCTCGTTGCTGGCTCTCGTGGCTGCCCGGCGAGATATCGTTTTTCAGCGACGTTGTACGCACAGGGACCCGACAAGCGTCTTCCCGATCacgacgatcgaatcgtcgattcgattcgtggGACGATGCACGACTCCGACCTGTAAACTACGGTCACACCGTGAGCACGGAGATACTACGTGGGCAGGTTTCGTGCGGCATCGATTACGAAGATAAGATCGTGTTTAGAGGAGAACGTTCAACTATTCAAAGCCTCGGTGTTGTTGGGGTGGATTAGGGTTGGCTGTATAGGCGTGCACGACGAAAACGCGGGACTATCTCAGTGGTTTGTAAAGgttgtttttaaacaattttcaagatACGTTGAACGCGATTTTGGTTATCCGGGACTTCTGGTTTATATATACAATGTTTTATTGAAGCGTTTGCAAGGAATGAATTTTGATATTTGTGAGGTTTGGGATGACGTTTGTGTTATTGGCCATGCTACGAAGCGTTAATATTGTACCGATAAAATATTGAACGTTTTTACTCTTTGAGTTACTGTTCGAATGGATGTCTAGGACATCGTTAAGTATGAAAGCTGACGTGAAGGTCAAACGTGTTAATTGCAGGGGGATTCCCTTCAATTCTCCATTGAAAATTTACTAATAgtacagaaaatataaaaatgaacaaCAAGAATACTAAACTTCACCCAAATTGTAATCGATACATAAGAGGGGAGGGGATATGACGATGAGAGAAACAGAAAAGTTAGAGAGAAACTTAATTTTTTGCTCACGTCAATGAAACTTTTACATATATCCAAAATTCGCCTCCAAGAAAAGGTAAATACTCAAACGTTCCATCGTATTCTGTCCTAAAATTCCTGAAAATCAAGCTCCAAAACACCTTTCtctaaaacgaaataaatactcCACCTGCTCCGAAATCTCCAAAAACCAACCCCCAATACTCAAAAAAGAATCCCCACTCGAAGTGAGTATAGTAACTTGTTCAACGAAATAAATTCCCCGCCCTTCCAAAGTCCGCGACGCGACAGGTAACGCGATCACCACGTTTCTCGATTCAATTCACGAAAAACACCCCTATCGAATTAAAATCCGCGAGGCTGGTTCGAGCAACTCGCGAACATTCAATTACATTCGTTCGCGGCGTTAATTCGTCCTCCGATCAAGGACCAACTCATTGCGCGCTGGGATAGGCCAATCAGCCGCGAATCGATATTCCTTCGACAATTAACAGAATCCGTTTGACGGACGCGCCGATGTCGAATTAATTCCAAACTCGATCCGCTCGACGTACACGAGGTTTTCTCGCGCTTCACCCCCCCTCATCGTTTTCTTCCCCAGCCCGGGGATTCGTTCGCGAATCACAATGGAAACGTTAAGCGAGTCGCGAGGATTCGCAACGCTCGTCACTTTCGTTCGTCGGGCTCGACAAGCGGCACCCGTGTCCGCGAATGTCAATTTCAAGCACAGAGACGACGAAGAACCGAGGGTGAGTAGCGTTGATACACCCCACGTTGATGATCGGTGCGCGGTGACGGACGAAACGATCATCGAGCAAGTATTCCACAGGGGCCGACTGTCCATCGAGGCTTCAACGAGCAACCGACCAACAGTTCCGCGAGACTTTTGACGTGCACGCTAATGCAACCGTTTGAAATCCGCCTTAATTCGATCTCGAGTTCCCGACGCGATGGCCATTTCCCGCCTCGTCTGCCTGGGGGAACGAAATTCCACTCGAGCGATGGCGCGACGTTCGTCGAGTGATCGCGAGAATCGTCTTGGGATTTAATACGGGGGATTCACCGGGATAACCGTACCGGAGATCGGCCATGGTTCGAATTTTAGGTTATGTTGCATTCGAAGAGTGggtatttttgaattttatagcGATTCTTCGCTCGAATCAGGGTATATTTAGTAACTGAGGAAAATGTTGCTGGAGGTTAGGTCCGGGAAGGTTAAACGATCTTCCAACGTGCATAGGTTTATGCAATTTTTTCAATGATTCTGATCATTTGGGAAtaggaaaatattgggttggTCGAAAAGTCATTAGGTTTTCCAagatggagaatatatcatttaataaaatgtgtttatacactttaaaataatcgtgtttcattttcaccaaaaaaaaaaaataaaatgactttcAGAAAGTCAATATTTATCTAGAAAAATTATTGTGTGATTGTATTTTTAGAAAGGATTAGCTTGgaaataaagtaataattattattgttattatgtcGCAGGAAATACTTATTATTGTAAGTTATCTTGGGATTTAATATTGATATTATGGGAATAACTGTATGTGGGAATTGTAGGAACTATGTGTATTCAGAGACTAGGTACTTTTGTTTGAATTTCAAATCGATCCTTTGCTGCAAGATATAATGTACACTACACATTTGAGAAAAATGCTGGCGAAGGTTTAGGTTCCCTACATGGCTCGATTTGTAAAATGTTATCAACGTCACGATAATTAGTACGATTATTCTGATTACGAATCGTCTTGCGATTTGACATAAAAAATTTCAGAGCCTAATTGTACCCAAAGACTTGCAGCTACGGCTACTTACCTTTCGgttgtagtattgttcaatttgTGAAAGCGTGAATAATCTTTCTCTTTCGAAATACAAAGTCTTCGATAATTTCACCTTTCGtgaatatacatattttctaGCATTAATCCAACAGGAGATATCGATTTTCCAATTTCTAGTTAATTCGTACAATAGTTCAAAATACAATTCAATAGTACAAAACATTTGTGACTCACCGTATGCACAGAGGACAACGTAAATTAGCATTTTTCGTCTCGActcgtaaatatttcaaaatttaaaagggAGATCGACCGTAGACGCGACGATACGGCTTTTAACGAGTCGAATTCGACACGCGATTGCACCCCCTTCCCAAAAAAAAATCAGAGACGACGAACTCGCTCCAACAGGGACTAGAAAAACTCCCGCGAATTCGTAGTTGTCGAGCCATTAGGGATTTCTCCTCCCAACCCTCGCGTTGCTCGCTTTCGTACcgatttctgctgctcccagcGCGACGAAAAATAATCTCCTTTCTTCTCAGTCTCCCCCTTCTGGACCAGAACGCCCGTCGCGGACGTCAAAATATGACAGCTCTCTCGGGTCACCACTTTCCGCGACAAGAGTTACGCTGAAGGGGGTTGCGACGAGCGATCATTAAAATAAAGCGGCGCTCGCGACCGTCGCTTTCAACCATGGTCTCGTTtttgcgatcgtttcgaaacaaattttaaccGGTTTCTCGAACCAAGTACGAAAAGTAGAGGCAACAGAGAAGCTTTCTTTCCCGCCATTTTATTCGCTGTGAATTCGCACAAATTTCTACTGAATCGAttggaataaaatattgaaataaatatcggAGAACGTGTAAGAGAGCTTGGAATAAATTGTAACACCAATTCCATTTTTACCACCGTTTCCGTTCAACAGTTTCGAAGATACTTGACATTCTTCTCGTCTTCTTTACGCGGTTCATTTAAAAGGAGTCTTCAAGTTAACGAAATTTCGAGGTAAAATTTTCAACGCACCGTTGAACGTTCGTAACATTTGCCCCGATCGATCGACATTATcaatttctaacctcaaaatagAGGTagcaaaataattaaacgagaaATTACGAATTATACCGATATTATCGAATTCTAACCTTAAAATAGAGTTCGAAAAAATCAATGTACAGATCTCTCGCGTATCGACTTATCAAAAATATAATACCAGCGATTAACAAACCTTTCGATCTTGCAATTTACACCGTCCTGAACGTCACGAAATTAACCTCGTTTCTTGTTACGAGGTGGAGACAGTATCGCGGAACGTTGCTCGTTTCGGAATGATAAACTAAAAATATCGTTGATGCGTCGACGGTAAATGAATTCGGACGAATTACGCGGTAACACGATTTGCACATTTGCCGTTTAAGCAGTGGATGCATTGAGAGCCACTGCGGTACGCGGTTAAGCTGACGGAAACGGTAAATGGTTCGCATCCAACCCCCTCGACGAGACGCTAATTCATATTCATAGGTGTAGCGTTTAGCATTGTGCCGCTGAATTCTCCGGAGAGTTTGCTCGGCGAAGAACGACGAGAAGGAGAAACATCAAGTTACATTAACTTGTCGCATCGGCCACGCACACAGATTTGCCGATCGCGCGGCGGTTTCCCTCGGCCTTTCAGCTTTCAGAGAAATACAGGCCGTCTCAAAATGACGGGACCAACCGAAATATGTAAATGGATACGCGAACGAAATCGTAAAAGTCCCTTGACGTTTCGCGAGTCGAGGTTCCGTTTCTCGAGACGCTTACAACGAAAAATTTAAGTTAAGTTCCGCCGCTGTTTAAATCTCAGATGGCGGAACGTGCAGATCGTGAATCACGATCGAACGATGCTTTTATCGGTATCGATTTGTTGCAACGATTTTCAGCTAGTTATCGATCAATTGTATCTGCGAGACATTGAAAACGTTCAAGGCAaagactcctagaaatatcgtaCCGATAATATTCACTGACAgactctcgaaacgaaacgcaaattcgtttttcttctttcagtctCGCACCGCGGACCGATAATTAGTATGTCCATCTAACGGCGACATGGCTGAACTACAAATACTCTTATAGATACGCGGATATACGAAACACCTTGCGAAGAAAATGATACGAATGTTTTCGAAATAATGCTTCGTACTGATTGTACGAATACACAATGTAACTTATTTACGAGAAGAGAAGAGGGTTTGAAAAGGATGAAAGAAGTGGTTAATGATGCGCACGACAAGCGAGCTCACCGGGTTGCATACCATGAGAGGTTACTTTAACCGTAGCATTTGTTTAGTTGCAAATGTAGTCGCTATGTGGTTATAATCGCAAACGAAGTATAGGATAGATTGAATTTAATGGAATTTTCTGTTTCACGACTCGAAATGCTTTAATTAAAATCCCCTTACGATTTTGGTATCATGTCCAACGTTATCGAGTCAGAATGTAATAAGATCGCAACGCTATAAACGGTAAGAATTAAAACTAAATATACCCATAGTTGCGTCTTTAAAAACTCGGCTTGATCTACACAGGATCGATTATGGATTTCATATATCCACTAGAGATATACGtatactcggaacgaatgacaATTAAATCAAAGtcgttggaaataaaatatacatatacatgttataaatgtataattaaaataaataaatgtcaccTGTTAGCATTACTACTTACAACATCTTATCAATAGTCCCTGGTACTCCATTTAAATTGGTGCAAAGTGTCATGGCACCAATGGTGTAATACTAACTCGAATTTCGATCGGTTATCTGTaacagaaaacaacaaaatttaaaGCATATTTATGAGAATAAACACAGCTATATGAAGCAATAAGCAGACTCGAAATATTCTACACACGATTGTAAATTAAGGCAGAAGTACAGATTGGTGATTAATAGAAACAAAACACGAAaatgatacaattttattcgcaatATGGGTTAATTTTATGATCAAATGTTTATTAATAACAAATAAAGTACCGGTAGAAAGTAAACGAGAGTAGTAATAACGATTGGAAGCGATTGAATGTCAATAGATAAAGCACACTCACCTCGTTGGACGCGGAGAGCTCAATACGTGTTATTCCTTCGACTTTCACGGAGCAAATGACCCTTTGTCGTAAgtcgtcgaatttctacttgaGTGAGTGGGGAAAGATCCTACCTGACATTGAAAGTTGTATACCTTACAGAGCGTTCAACCGTCATTGATATTATATTTTGAATAACATTGCCGATACCCGGGGTGGTCGCGAGTCCCTCAGGTAAGAAAGTTGCGAAAGAAAAACGCAGATATCAGGATACttaatttcataattatttattaccatTATACTTTTCTAGTGTTGTCTATCTTTTGCACCCGTCTTTCCATATATTCTAAGAATCTGATCTCGatgtatttttattgtattacCTTCTGTACGATTTgtagaatttaaattaaaaaaatgataactcgaaatttttcttctttttggcaTAATTATTTACGTTTCCATTTACCTTATGATCTCGATCCAGTAGTCTATCTTATACGTAATGTGCGCTATAGCATGTATTACGAGCTcacataaattattatataattgctTGTATTTTAAAAACGAATTGTCTTTAAGATGTAGTGGCTTTCTTCGATGGAAGAAATTCCAAAATTACTATCTAtagtaacatttttaaaaaatgttagtattaaatttattaaataataatatgtacATTTACAGTGTAAAATGCATAAAgcaaataaagaaatataaataaatataatactttttaatCATTGCTTACTAACCATTATTCAACTTATATAATTTCCGCATAGTTAACCGAATATTTCCGgataaagaataattaaattatttttcataatattaAAGCATATTGTAAGTATATGACTGAAACATTCTAAGATTCAGTGATATTGTTACATTCCACTGTCGTTCTTTATGGGGGATATATTAGGTTTTCGAAGATGGTGATAGTTAGGTAGAATCTTAATTAAATATTCCAGTTGACCTATCTGAGGCTGAAATAGAAAAAGTTTAACATTGAGAAATCTGATTAACACatgattaataaatattaacaagtTTGGCATACACTTACATAAGGTTTATCATACATTTCTCTACGTTGACGTTGACTACCATATATTATAGTGTTTTCAGGTATTGTTTCTGGTTCTGTCAATATGCACGATGCTCCTATGACACAGCCATTAGTTATTTCAACTTCACGCCCAACAAAtgctgaaaataaattaattttaataaaataaacaaagaaaatatgTTTCTAATATATGGTTTAATACTACAACCTTTGCtttctaaaatattattatccCCGAGTTTGAAAGCTTCGCAGGTACTATCTGTCTCAAATACATTATAACTGCCCACTATTTGTACCGGAATCGTTGTCAATTCAGGTGAATTTGGTGGTaatctataatataatatacgttCTATAtcaataaaaagagaaaagtaaaGTAAAGCAATATTATCTTAGTTACCTAACATTACCTGTTTGTTATTGTTGCCATTTCCTCGATAATATTCCCTTCACCTATTATAATAGGGCCAGCCTCTGCAATAATATTGGCTCGTGGATGTATTACAGTTTTTGGACCAATGGTAATGTCCCCCTTTAAAAAACATTCCTCGCATACTACAGCTCCTACCGATATCTTCAAGCtgcgtaaaaaaataaaattgatgccTTCTTTTCATAACCTCAAAAAAGTACATAATTTGAGAAAGCTT contains:
- the Dctn6-p27 gene encoding dynactin subunit 6, translated to MSLSVGRRTNLKISVGAVVCEECFLKGDITIGPKTVIHPRANIIAEAGPIIIGEGNIIEEMATITNRLPPNSPELTTIPVQIVGSYNVFETDSTCEAFKLGDNNILESKAFVGREVEITNGCVIGASCILTEPETIPENTIIYGSQRQRREMYDKPYPQIGQLEYLIKILPNYHHLRKPNISPIKNDSGM